One Keratinibaculum paraultunense genomic window carries:
- the hemC gene encoding hydroxymethylbilane synthase, which yields MKIVVGARGSKLSVVQSNLVINMLKNVYPYLDIKLKTIKTKGDILREFSLDKIGGKGVFVKEIENELLNGEIDIAIHSMKDMPGILPKGLKLSHVPKREDYRDVMILRKGLNNLNELPIGGKIGTGSKRRKYQLLRYRKDLNIVSIRGNIETRIRKIESEELDGVVLAAAGIKRLRLHEILENKIIYLDKEIMLPSPCQGILAIEIRENDEKIENLLKNISHEKTEVQAKVERAFLKRIGGNCKVPIGAYCEVYDEKVVLEGFLGTQDGSILINKTLKGKRDSLEKLGYNLADIMLKERDSK from the coding sequence ATGAAGATTGTAGTTGGAGCTAGAGGAAGTAAATTATCAGTTGTTCAAAGTAATTTAGTTATAAATATGCTTAAGAATGTTTATCCTTATCTTGATATAAAATTAAAAACAATAAAAACTAAAGGAGATATATTAAGAGAATTTTCTTTGGATAAAATTGGTGGTAAAGGAGTATTTGTGAAGGAAATTGAAAATGAGCTTTTAAATGGAGAGATTGATATAGCAATACATAGTATGAAAGACATGCCAGGAATTCTTCCAAAAGGTTTAAAATTATCACATGTGCCAAAAAGAGAAGATTACAGGGATGTAATGATTTTAAGGAAAGGTTTGAACAATTTAAATGAATTGCCTATTGGAGGTAAAATTGGTACAGGAAGTAAAAGAAGAAAATATCAATTACTTAGATATAGAAAAGATTTAAATATAGTTAGTATAAGAGGTAATATAGAGACTAGAATAAGAAAAATAGAGTCAGAGGAATTGGATGGCGTAGTATTAGCAGCTGCTGGAATAAAAAGGTTAAGACTTCATGAGATTTTAGAAAATAAAATCATATATTTAGATAAAGAAATAATGTTACCGTCTCCTTGCCAAGGAATACTTGCTATTGAAATTAGAGAAAATGATGAAAAAATAGAAAATTTACTAAAGAATATATCCCATGAAAAAACAGAAGTACAAGCAAAAGTAGAAAGAGCATTTTTAAAGAGAATAGGGGGGAATTGTAAAGTACCTATAGGTGCATATTGTGAAGTATATGATGAAAAAGTAGTTTTAGAAGGTTTTTTAGGAACGCAAGACGGTAGTATATTGATTAATAAAACATTAAAAGGTAAAAGAGATTCTTTAGAAAAACTAGGTTACAATCTTGCTGATATAATGCTTAAAGAGAGGGATTCTAAATGA
- a CDS encoding precorrin-2 dehydrogenase/sirohydrochlorin ferrochelatase family protein — protein MFYPIMLDIKNRDIVVIGGGKVGYRKATNFLNFEGKVKVISEHFFTKFYELENKYDKNIILIEDTYKKEYIKGSFLVVAATSSARINERISKDCDDEEILCNVVDSLENSNFICPSFINKGDLLLAISTMGKCPFLSKKIREDLEKRYSKIDEEYIILLGKVRNIILSKYNHKKDKLLKYCLELNKEELKDFYEELIKGENI, from the coding sequence ATGTTTTATCCTATAATGCTAGATATAAAAAATAGAGATATTGTAGTTATTGGAGGAGGTAAAGTTGGTTATAGAAAAGCTACAAATTTTTTAAATTTCGAAGGAAAGGTGAAGGTAATAAGTGAGCATTTTTTTACTAAGTTTTATGAATTGGAAAACAAATATGATAAAAATATTATTTTAATTGAAGATACATATAAAAAAGAATATATAAAAGGATCTTTTTTAGTAGTAGCAGCTACTTCTTCTGCAAGAATAAATGAAAGAATTTCCAAAGATTGTGATGATGAAGAGATTTTATGTAATGTAGTAGATAGCTTAGAAAATTCAAATTTTATTTGCCCTTCTTTTATAAATAAAGGGGATTTATTATTAGCAATTTCCACTATGGGGAAGTGCCCTTTTTTAAGTAAAAAAATAAGAGAGGATTTGGAAAAAAGATATTCCAAAATAGACGAAGAATATATTATTTTGTTAGGCAAAGTTAGAAACATTATTTTATCTAAATATAATCATAAAAAAGATAAACTTTTAAAGTATTGTTTAGAATTAAATAAGGAAGAATTAAAAGATTTTTATGAGGAACTTATTAAGGGGGAGAATATATGA